The Williamsia sp. DF01-3 genome has a window encoding:
- a CDS encoding ABC transporter permease, producing the protein MNYLFDHFSKVWELTLEHIKLSMIPLAVALVIAIPLGLLVYRSRPARRATIVVGSIIFTIPSIALFIVLPSLINTRILSDVNVMVALALYSTALLVRSVPEALDAVPPAAVDAATAIGYKPWQRVLKIELPLSIPVLIATIRVVSVTNISMVSVGAVIGFGGLGRLFTEGYSRNYTDEIVAGIIAVVVLALVIDLVLVVIGRVLTPWARVGRAPGRLARSRMNLAKEAAPA; encoded by the coding sequence ATGAATTACCTGTTCGACCATTTCTCGAAGGTCTGGGAACTGACTCTCGAGCACATCAAACTATCGATGATTCCGCTGGCGGTGGCGCTGGTCATCGCTATTCCGCTGGGCCTGCTGGTGTACCGTTCACGGCCGGCGCGGCGGGCGACCATCGTGGTCGGCTCGATCATCTTCACCATCCCGTCCATCGCTCTGTTCATCGTGCTGCCCTCGCTGATCAACACGCGCATCCTCTCCGACGTCAACGTGATGGTTGCGCTGGCCTTGTATTCGACTGCGCTGCTTGTGCGTTCGGTTCCCGAGGCGCTCGACGCCGTGCCCCCCGCTGCAGTCGACGCCGCCACGGCCATTGGATACAAGCCGTGGCAGCGCGTACTGAAGATCGAACTCCCGCTGTCGATCCCGGTGCTCATCGCCACCATTCGCGTGGTGTCGGTGACCAACATCTCGATGGTGTCGGTAGGTGCGGTCATCGGTTTCGGCGGCCTGGGCCGGTTGTTCACCGAAGGCTATAGCCGCAACTACACCGACGAGATCGTGGCCGGCATCATCGCCGTGGTGGTTCTCGCGCTGGTGATCGACCTGGTCCTCGTGGTGATCGGCCGGGTGCTGACCCCGTGGGCACGCGTCGGCCGGGCGCCGGGCAGGTTGGCACGTAGCCGGATGAACCTGGCCAAGGAGGCGGCACCGGCATGA
- a CDS encoding ABC transporter permease codes for MSNIFSDTVSYLTTGTNWTGTEDSEGLLVEIGQHIGYTFYAVAVAALIAVPIGLLIGHTGKGEVAVVGLVNVLRSLPTLGLLLLFILWMGLGLTPTIIALILLAIPPLLAGTYAGVANVDKAVVDASRAMGLSHLQVLLRVELPNALPLILGGLRNATLQVVATAAIAAYAGLGGLGRPIFDGLATYDYPPMIAGSLLVTLLALILDGILAGLTWASVPGTGRLRRTPDLSTA; via the coding sequence ATGAGCAACATCTTCAGCGACACCGTCAGCTACCTGACCACCGGAACGAACTGGACCGGTACCGAGGACTCCGAGGGATTGCTGGTCGAGATCGGCCAACACATCGGCTACACCTTCTACGCGGTGGCGGTCGCGGCGTTGATCGCGGTCCCGATCGGTCTGCTCATCGGTCACACCGGCAAGGGCGAGGTGGCCGTGGTGGGACTGGTGAACGTCCTGAGGTCGTTGCCGACCCTGGGTCTGCTGCTGCTCTTCATCTTGTGGATGGGTCTCGGACTCACCCCCACGATCATCGCGCTGATCCTCCTCGCGATCCCGCCGCTGCTGGCCGGCACCTATGCGGGGGTCGCCAACGTCGACAAGGCAGTGGTCGACGCATCCCGGGCCATGGGCTTGAGCCATCTACAGGTGCTGCTCAGAGTGGAGTTACCAAACGCACTTCCACTCATCTTGGGTGGCCTACGTAACGCCACTCTGCAGGTGGTGGCAACCGCAGCCATTGCGGCCTACGCCGGCTTGGGTGGCCTCGGACGCCCGATCTTCGACGGGCTCGCCACCTACGACTACCCGCCGATGATTGCAGGATCTTTGCTGGTCACGCTTCTGGCTCTGATTCTCGACGGGATCCTCGCGGGTCTGACCTGGGCGTCGGTACCCGGTACCGGGCGGTTGCGGCGCACTCCGGACCTGTCCACCGCCTGA